A portion of the Simkania negevensis Z genome contains these proteins:
- a CDS encoding efflux RND transporter periplasmic adaptor subunit, whose translation MKKHFISIFVLVLGISLVGCSKKQIKKEPKPVPVKVARATTQSVPYFIKTVGHMESINIVNIMAQANGRLMKTYFNDGDFINEGDLLFLIDQRPYFASLKKAEGALEESIANMMYARRTAERNSKLVQDEYISQDTFDSLVTNVQADEGIVKQNEGVLEDAEINLSYTTIYSPITARAGQRLLDDGNLVLQNAETPLVTLNQISPIYATFFINEKDLQKVQRCQRQSNGGLQTIVTVEDPQVPSYKGPLTFIDNGVDLSTGMIMMKATLPNEDKTLWPNQYVQVQLNLETIDDAVLVPFEAVQTNSKGKFVFIVKGNDTVEMRSVEVGQRQDDNSIVILKGLKDRERVVTEGQISLYNGAQIKIVKNENEDG comes from the coding sequence ATGAAAAAGCATTTCATTAGTATTTTTGTCCTTGTCTTAGGAATTTCACTTGTTGGTTGCTCAAAAAAACAAATAAAAAAAGAGCCAAAGCCGGTTCCTGTAAAAGTTGCTCGAGCAACGACACAAAGTGTGCCCTATTTCATTAAAACGGTAGGTCATATGGAATCGATTAACATCGTGAACATCATGGCCCAAGCAAATGGCCGGCTGATGAAAACCTATTTCAATGATGGTGATTTCATTAATGAAGGAGACCTTTTATTTCTCATCGATCAAAGACCCTACTTTGCTTCGTTAAAAAAAGCCGAGGGAGCTCTTGAAGAAAGCATTGCCAACATGATGTATGCTCGAAGAACTGCAGAGAGAAACTCAAAACTCGTTCAAGACGAATATATCTCCCAAGATACCTTTGATAGCTTAGTGACAAATGTTCAAGCTGATGAAGGAATCGTGAAACAAAATGAAGGTGTTCTAGAAGATGCAGAAATTAACTTGAGCTATACGACGATCTACTCCCCCATAACAGCTAGAGCAGGACAGCGCCTTCTTGATGATGGAAATCTCGTTTTGCAAAACGCTGAAACCCCGCTTGTGACTCTCAATCAAATCTCCCCCATTTATGCAACATTCTTTATCAATGAAAAAGACTTGCAAAAGGTCCAACGTTGCCAACGTCAGTCAAATGGAGGGCTGCAAACCATTGTCACAGTCGAAGATCCCCAAGTTCCTAGCTACAAGGGCCCCTTAACCTTCATTGACAATGGGGTCGATCTTTCGACGGGAATGATTATGATGAAAGCGACTTTGCCAAACGAAGACAAAACTCTATGGCCGAACCAATACGTCCAAGTGCAGCTTAATCTCGAAACAATTGATGATGCTGTTTTAGTTCCTTTTGAGGCTGTACAAACCAATTCTAAGGGCAAGTTTGTTTTTATCGTCAAAGGAAATGACACAGTTGAAATGCGCTCAGTTGAAGTGGGACAAAGGCAAGATGATAATAGCATCGTGATTTTAAAAGGATTAAAAGATCGAGAAAGAGTTGTGACTGAAGGGCAAATCAGCCTCTATAATGGAGCGCAGATTAAAATAGTAAAAAATGAAAACGAGGATGGCTAA
- a CDS encoding iron-sulfur cluster assembly accessory protein: MTEKEKGPITRDMTIDDIFAKHPDKGQRLSQELTNAGLHCVGCQAATWETLEVGMLGHGFDDDKIDSLIARLNEIIAEEVDPTTIALTKRAAERFKTILEQDGKKGWALRFADKPGGCGGFEYVLDFSETPTEDDTIFTSHGVDIHVKSKMLARLLGCEIDYLEGLMGSGFKVTNPNVKGSCSCGNSQSY, encoded by the coding sequence GTGACTGAAAAAGAAAAGGGCCCGATTACGCGGGACATGACAATTGACGACATCTTTGCAAAGCATCCCGATAAAGGGCAGCGCCTTTCACAGGAATTGACGAATGCAGGTCTACATTGCGTTGGCTGCCAAGCAGCGACATGGGAGACTCTAGAAGTGGGTATGCTTGGCCACGGCTTTGATGATGATAAAATCGACTCTCTCATTGCCCGTTTAAATGAGATTATTGCTGAAGAGGTGGACCCCACCACTATTGCCCTGACAAAAAGGGCAGCAGAGCGCTTTAAAACAATCTTAGAGCAAGACGGTAAGAAAGGCTGGGCCTTACGCTTTGCCGACAAACCAGGAGGGTGTGGGGGATTTGAATACGTGCTCGACTTTTCAGAAACTCCAACAGAAGATGATACGATCTTTACTTCGCATGGAGTGGATATTCATGTCAAAAGCAAGATGCTCGCGCGTCTACTCGGCTGTGAAATTGATTATCTAGAAGGACTTATGGGATCGGGCTTTAAAGTGACCAATCCCAACGTCAAAGGTTCATGCAGCTGCGGCAACTCCCAGAGTTATTAA
- a CDS encoding 2Fe-2S iron-sulfur cluster-binding protein, which yields MPKLIFNEEEEIELEENAPIKPSCEEAGIPFACEEGVCGTCVIEVEEGMEHLSEFTQEELDFLGEQETERLACQCKIKSGCVKIKY from the coding sequence ATGCCAAAACTAATCTTTAACGAAGAAGAAGAGATCGAACTAGAAGAGAACGCTCCAATCAAACCTTCTTGCGAAGAAGCTGGAATACCTTTTGCTTGTGAAGAAGGAGTCTGTGGCACGTGTGTGATCGAAGTTGAAGAAGGGATGGAACACCTTTCTGAATTTACGCAAGAAGAGCTCGACTTCTTAGGAGAGCAAGAAACTGAGCGCCTTGCATGCCAATGCAAAATCAAAAGCGGCTGCGTCAAAATCAAGTATTAG
- the gatB gene encoding Asp-tRNA(Asn)/Glu-tRNA(Gln) amidotransferase subunit GatB produces the protein MSHISYEEWEPVIGLEIHVQLKTRSKLFARSPNRFGDEPNTNIDVIDTGQPGALPVLNQEAVEKAILFGCAIGAEVATFSKFDRKSYFYPDSPRNFQITQFDKPIIIGGKVLADVEGKSKEFQIHHAHLEDDAGMLKHFSEFAGVDYNRAGVPLLEIVSEPCMFSPKDASAYAMAIKAIMQYLDVSDCNMEEGSLRIDTNISVRPRGDKTLRNKVEVKNMNSFTNMEMAIEAEIRRQVRAYTAHPHENPANVIKSETVRFDLEKKETVVMRSKEEAKDYRYFPEPDLPPIVLKKEYIEKIRREMPELPHERFDRYVNKLKLSDYNASILVNEKALSDYFEEALKSCNNASALCNWITVEFVGRLKDSGTPLYQSPILPKHIAALVNFIDQKKITGRIAKDVADIMVQIQGKDPELIIRENPNFQAVHDTSAIEPFVDQVLSENAQSVEDFKAGKDKAFNFLVGQVMKLSKGKASPDVVKDLLTKKILP, from the coding sequence ATGAGCCACATTTCATACGAAGAATGGGAACCAGTCATTGGTCTCGAAATCCACGTCCAACTTAAAACTCGCTCGAAACTCTTTGCTCGTTCTCCCAATCGTTTTGGAGATGAGCCTAACACGAATATCGATGTTATCGATACAGGACAACCAGGAGCTTTACCAGTTCTTAACCAAGAAGCGGTCGAAAAGGCCATTCTCTTTGGCTGCGCAATTGGCGCTGAAGTTGCAACCTTTAGCAAATTTGATCGCAAATCTTACTTTTATCCAGATAGTCCTCGCAACTTCCAAATCACGCAATTTGACAAGCCAATCATCATAGGAGGAAAAGTCTTAGCTGATGTCGAAGGAAAATCAAAAGAGTTTCAGATTCATCATGCTCACTTAGAAGATGACGCCGGAATGCTCAAGCATTTTTCTGAGTTTGCTGGTGTGGATTACAATCGCGCAGGAGTTCCCCTTCTAGAGATTGTTTCTGAGCCCTGCATGTTCTCACCAAAAGATGCCTCAGCATATGCCATGGCCATCAAAGCCATTATGCAATATCTCGATGTTTCTGATTGTAATATGGAAGAAGGGTCACTGCGTATCGACACCAACATTTCTGTTCGTCCGCGTGGAGACAAAACTTTGCGCAATAAGGTCGAAGTGAAGAACATGAACTCTTTCACGAATATGGAGATGGCGATTGAAGCTGAAATCCGTCGTCAAGTGCGTGCTTATACTGCCCATCCCCATGAAAATCCAGCAAATGTGATCAAGAGTGAAACGGTTCGTTTTGACTTAGAGAAAAAAGAAACTGTCGTCATGCGTTCAAAAGAAGAAGCTAAAGACTACCGCTATTTCCCTGAGCCTGACCTCCCTCCAATCGTCTTAAAAAAAGAGTACATCGAAAAAATTCGTCGAGAGATGCCAGAGCTTCCCCACGAACGGTTTGATCGTTATGTCAATAAACTCAAACTTTCCGATTACAATGCATCGATTCTCGTCAATGAGAAAGCCCTTTCAGACTATTTTGAAGAAGCTCTTAAAAGCTGTAATAACGCCAGCGCTCTTTGTAACTGGATAACCGTCGAGTTTGTTGGACGTCTAAAAGATAGTGGCACACCCCTTTATCAATCGCCCATTTTGCCCAAGCATATTGCTGCCCTTGTCAACTTCATTGACCAAAAGAAGATCACAGGCCGCATTGCTAAAGACGTAGCAGACATTATGGTCCAAATCCAAGGTAAAGATCCTGAACTGATCATCCGAGAAAATCCTAATTTCCAAGCGGTCCACGACACGTCAGCCATTGAACCATTTGTCGACCAGGTTTTGAGCGAAAACGCTCAATCCGTCGAAGACTTTAAAGCGGGAAAAGACAAAGCGTTTAACTTCCTTGTTGGACAAGTGATGAAGCTTTCTAAAGGGAAAGCTTCACCTGATGTCGTAAAAGACCTTCTCACAAAGAAAATCCTGCCCTAA
- a CDS encoding Lpg1974 family pore-forming outer membrane protein — MFKHLSIFLLCSLSVFASEQITPVRPPAQEITPKGQTFVQNGVAMPYVSASLIYWKAREDGLQYIVTGQSGFRGKVYEPDFEGHLGFKAGLGVNLGHDGWDVYLQYTYFDSDAADDFHRPIGEELLGTGFLIGGVNKSHAKWDFHIDIFDLEWARLFYISPYLMLRPFFGLKGYLSDQDYQVRSEGYSDVNRTVSNSDRIRYDVDQWGMGIRGGLQNSFCFTKNFSIFGNLALAAEWSRFHLRLREDSATALLLRLKNERYQMVPVLELAVGLRWDIYFYQEKFHFGLEWGWEEQMWWDFSHAFDLFNRGSSGGNLNFQGLTVRSRFDF; from the coding sequence ATGTTTAAGCACTTATCGATTTTTCTTCTTTGTTCTCTAAGTGTGTTTGCAAGTGAGCAAATAACGCCTGTTAGGCCTCCTGCTCAAGAGATTACCCCAAAGGGACAAACTTTTGTCCAAAATGGGGTGGCGATGCCTTATGTCTCTGCGAGTTTGATTTACTGGAAAGCGCGTGAAGATGGATTGCAGTATATTGTCACTGGACAAAGTGGCTTTCGCGGAAAAGTCTATGAACCCGATTTCGAAGGACATCTCGGGTTTAAAGCAGGACTTGGAGTCAATCTTGGACATGATGGATGGGATGTCTATTTGCAGTACACCTACTTTGACTCGGATGCTGCGGATGATTTTCATAGACCCATCGGTGAAGAGCTCCTTGGAACTGGCTTTTTAATTGGAGGGGTGAACAAGTCTCATGCGAAATGGGATTTTCACATCGATATTTTCGATCTCGAATGGGCAAGGCTTTTTTATATCAGCCCGTATTTGATGTTACGTCCCTTTTTTGGGTTGAAAGGATACTTATCAGATCAAGACTATCAAGTGCGCAGTGAGGGGTATTCTGATGTGAATCGGACAGTGAGCAATTCAGATCGGATTCGGTATGATGTCGATCAGTGGGGAATGGGAATCCGAGGGGGGCTGCAAAATAGCTTTTGTTTCACGAAGAATTTTAGCATTTTTGGCAATTTGGCTCTCGCTGCAGAGTGGAGCCGTTTTCACTTGCGACTCCGAGAAGATAGTGCAACAGCTTTGCTGCTCCGTCTTAAAAATGAGCGCTATCAAATGGTTCCAGTCCTTGAGCTTGCTGTTGGTTTGCGCTGGGATATTTACTTTTATCAAGAGAAGTTCCATTTTGGTCTTGAGTGGGGCTGGGAAGAGCAAATGTGGTGGGATTTTTCCCATGCATTCGATCTCTTTAACCGAGGCTCTAGTGGAGGAAATCTTAATTTCCAGGGGCTGACGGTTCGATCTCGCTTTGATTTTTAG
- a CDS encoding TolC family protein translates to MLQILFVLLLLLFCQGCDIKGANDPYSYAPSSSHLVWNPPKKAKKRLPYDELNKDLDDYTEFSKEKPLTLAEIIDVALYHNPQTKISWANARISAAEYGQSLQNEFILAEIEGDYSRQRYAAFGSNQRGIIYETQYGAELQLTYLILDFGQTRTSSEAALQSLYNADWSHNSQIQVTIQTLMNDYYQYLYQKQLLFAAEQDVVNAKTSLDATQEKFQRGLADVSDMVQAKTSYLQRKLNVVTQKQNLHNAYTQLLNDMGLPSDKPIFFEDYPETIYTFELEDLDVLVLKANENRPDLMAAEAAVKSSQLNYKAARLQNFPTVSGEFDIGRQYYNNGVSDHYDFIASVSLNYPLFQGFFIENTIKQAKAELENSKASLEQVQLSIIQEVSNYRSDVGFARESLQYAEAYLESAEEDYKVNLAKYKVGTGTIVDLINAQTAVADARAKLATAQNSWYTSVANLAYATGILVPPSTQDGYEKAFH, encoded by the coding sequence ATGCTACAAATTTTATTCGTCCTTTTGCTTCTATTGTTTTGTCAAGGCTGTGACATAAAAGGCGCGAATGATCCCTACTCTTATGCACCTTCTAGCTCCCACTTAGTTTGGAACCCTCCAAAGAAAGCGAAAAAGAGATTGCCTTACGATGAACTCAACAAAGATCTCGATGATTACACCGAGTTCTCTAAAGAAAAGCCTCTCACTCTTGCTGAAATCATCGATGTTGCCCTTTATCATAATCCTCAAACAAAAATAAGCTGGGCTAATGCGCGTATTAGCGCTGCTGAATATGGGCAGTCTTTGCAAAATGAATTTATCTTAGCTGAGATCGAAGGGGATTACTCACGTCAAAGGTATGCTGCGTTTGGAAGTAATCAAAGAGGAATCATTTATGAAACTCAATATGGAGCAGAGCTTCAGTTAACCTACTTGATTCTTGACTTTGGACAGACCCGTACTTCTAGCGAAGCGGCGCTTCAATCTCTTTATAATGCCGACTGGTCTCATAACAGCCAAATTCAAGTGACGATCCAAACACTCATGAACGATTACTATCAATATCTCTACCAAAAACAACTCCTATTTGCTGCTGAACAAGACGTTGTCAACGCAAAAACTTCCCTCGACGCGACTCAAGAGAAATTTCAACGTGGGCTTGCCGATGTCTCTGATATGGTTCAAGCAAAAACAAGCTATTTGCAACGCAAACTAAATGTGGTGACGCAAAAGCAAAATCTTCACAATGCCTATACTCAACTACTCAACGACATGGGACTTCCGTCAGACAAACCTATTTTCTTCGAAGATTATCCGGAGACAATTTATACGTTTGAGCTAGAAGATTTAGATGTTCTCGTGCTTAAGGCCAACGAAAATCGTCCTGACTTGATGGCCGCTGAAGCCGCAGTCAAATCAAGTCAGCTCAATTATAAAGCAGCAAGACTTCAGAATTTTCCCACAGTGAGTGGAGAATTTGACATTGGTAGGCAATATTACAATAATGGCGTGAGTGACCATTATGACTTCATAGCTTCTGTTTCGCTCAACTATCCCCTATTCCAAGGGTTCTTCATTGAAAATACCATTAAACAAGCCAAAGCAGAGCTTGAAAACTCTAAAGCCTCTCTTGAACAGGTCCAACTTAGTATCATTCAAGAAGTGTCTAACTATCGAAGCGATGTGGGCTTTGCGCGTGAATCGCTCCAATATGCTGAGGCTTATTTAGAATCTGCTGAAGAAGATTATAAAGTCAACTTAGCCAAATACAAGGTCGGGACAGGAACGATTGTCGATCTTATCAATGCCCAAACTGCTGTCGCAGACGCGAGAGCCAAACTGGCAACAGCTCAAAATAGCTGGTACACCTCAGTTGCCAACTTGGCTTATGCAACAGGCATTCTTGTTCCACCTTCAACACAGGACGGATATGAAAAAGCATTTCATTAG
- a CDS encoding efflux RND transporter permease subunit: protein MNLSEIFIRRPVMTCLVMASILFFGILGYKALPVSDLPDVEFPTIQVTTSYPGASPETMADTVTSPLERQFTSIDGILTISSSSTSGNSTIVLQFVLDKDINAAATDVESAISQATPYLPDDLPSNPTYEKTNPTETPVLYYAIKSDTMTLGTLYEYAYSLMGRRLGMVDGVSEVNVYGSPFAVRVQVDPDKLAIHQIGIDQIANAIANSNPQKPVGNLYGPDIEYTINVDGQMQQAAGYNELIVRNNNHALLKIKDLGRALDSLQNDKYSLNYYTADSETPCVIIGILKQNNANTIKVIQGCQAMIEKMRNELPSSAQIVTLFDQSVWIMESVNDVQFTLFIAFILVVIVVLFYLGKFIDTIIPILALPMSVVGTFAMMYLYGFNIDIFSLLAITLSIGFLVDDAIVVLENITRHVEMGKNTWEAALNGSKQISFTILSMTLSLSSVFIPMIFMAGIMGRIFREFAITIVTAVLISGFISLSLTPMLCSKFVGAHTVHAKKNWIERFSDKINGGLQNLYKKGLNFVFRHRFTTLCIGIASVILTVFLGLRLPTDFLPAEDLGFIQGFGIASDSTSPFKMIEYQKQVSEIVRKDPNVAEVVSAGAIPTSNQSLFFVKLKPYNERQSMRVVIRELLEQLHEIPGIKTFMRPLPLLSLDVGTSTSMGNYQYVVTGLEPDQMYEDAENVMAEMRKSGMFTQVISDMHNNAPYANITIDRDRAYDLNVSAMGLEYAFDYAYAAGKISLINSIADQYYVIVETLPKDYGHVDDLNKLYISASSKTPIATQNQINTQNETFPTQIPLSEIVKVEEGVGPLSVAHLNTLPSATIMFDLAPDVPLGTAVQKLNAIASETLSQGVTASVQGSADIFKQTFQSMGFLFIVTLFLIYVILGILYENLVHPLTVMSTLPPAGLGAIITLLIFGLPLSLYAFVGLIMVLGIVLKNGIMIVDFANEGINEGKNLHDAIYEACLARFRPILMTTFAAMMGAVPIALGVGGLTAMSRIPLGLVIVGGLIISQVLTLFFTPVVFIYLETLREKVHSRKQRKKTKNQSEIEPSAPGN, encoded by the coding sequence ATGAACTTATCAGAAATTTTTATCCGCAGACCTGTCATGACTTGCCTTGTCATGGCTTCTATTCTCTTTTTTGGGATTTTAGGTTATAAAGCGCTGCCCGTAAGTGATTTGCCCGATGTCGAATTTCCCACAATTCAAGTCACAACGAGCTATCCAGGAGCAAGCCCTGAAACCATGGCTGATACTGTCACATCTCCTTTAGAAAGACAGTTCACTTCAATTGATGGAATTTTAACAATCTCTTCTTCCAGTACTAGCGGAAATTCAACAATTGTTCTCCAATTTGTTCTCGACAAAGACATTAATGCAGCAGCAACAGATGTAGAATCAGCGATTAGCCAAGCCACCCCCTACCTTCCTGACGATCTTCCGAGTAATCCAACCTATGAAAAAACCAACCCTACTGAAACACCTGTACTCTATTACGCGATTAAATCTGATACCATGACACTGGGCACTTTATACGAGTATGCCTACTCTCTTATGGGACGTCGCCTTGGAATGGTCGATGGAGTTTCAGAAGTGAATGTGTATGGCTCCCCCTTTGCTGTTCGGGTTCAAGTGGATCCTGATAAGCTTGCAATTCATCAAATTGGAATTGATCAGATAGCAAACGCGATTGCCAACAGCAATCCCCAAAAGCCTGTGGGTAATCTTTATGGGCCAGATATCGAATACACCATCAACGTTGACGGACAGATGCAGCAGGCTGCTGGCTATAATGAACTGATTGTGCGAAACAACAACCATGCCCTTCTAAAAATCAAAGATTTAGGCCGCGCCTTAGATTCCCTACAAAACGATAAATACAGCCTCAATTACTATACTGCAGATAGTGAAACGCCTTGCGTTATCATTGGAATTCTGAAACAAAATAATGCCAACACGATCAAAGTCATTCAAGGCTGCCAAGCAATGATTGAAAAAATGAGAAATGAACTTCCCAGTTCTGCTCAAATTGTCACCCTTTTTGATCAATCGGTTTGGATCATGGAATCTGTGAATGATGTTCAGTTTACATTATTCATCGCCTTCATCCTCGTTGTGATTGTCGTCTTGTTTTATTTAGGGAAATTTATTGATACAATCATTCCGATTTTAGCTCTTCCCATGTCTGTTGTGGGAACCTTTGCAATGATGTATCTTTATGGATTCAATATCGACATCTTTTCCCTCCTTGCCATTACCTTATCAATTGGCTTCCTTGTCGATGACGCGATTGTCGTTTTAGAGAACATTACCCGCCATGTCGAAATGGGAAAAAACACTTGGGAAGCAGCTCTGAATGGATCGAAGCAAATCAGCTTTACTATTTTGTCAATGACCCTTTCTCTGAGTTCCGTTTTCATTCCAATGATCTTTATGGCCGGGATCATGGGACGGATTTTTCGCGAGTTTGCAATTACAATCGTCACTGCTGTTTTAATCTCGGGATTTATCTCGCTTTCTCTTACACCCATGCTGTGTAGTAAGTTTGTCGGAGCTCATACCGTCCATGCAAAGAAGAATTGGATCGAACGGTTCTCTGATAAAATCAATGGAGGATTACAAAATCTCTATAAAAAGGGATTAAACTTTGTTTTTAGACACCGGTTTACGACCCTTTGTATTGGAATTGCTTCTGTTATTTTGACTGTGTTTTTAGGGCTCCGCCTTCCAACAGACTTTCTCCCTGCAGAAGATTTAGGGTTCATTCAAGGCTTTGGAATTGCAAGTGATTCAACTTCTCCTTTCAAAATGATAGAATATCAAAAGCAAGTTTCAGAAATAGTGAGAAAAGATCCAAACGTTGCAGAGGTTGTGTCGGCAGGAGCTATTCCCACTTCGAACCAATCTCTCTTTTTTGTAAAACTTAAGCCCTATAACGAGCGCCAGTCTATGCGCGTCGTGATTCGTGAGCTTTTAGAACAACTCCATGAAATTCCTGGAATCAAGACTTTCATGCGTCCTTTGCCCTTATTAAGCCTGGATGTTGGCACCAGTACAAGCATGGGAAATTACCAATACGTCGTAACGGGTCTCGAACCCGATCAAATGTATGAAGATGCTGAGAATGTCATGGCAGAAATGCGTAAATCGGGAATGTTCACTCAAGTCATCAGTGATATGCACAATAATGCTCCCTATGCAAACATCACCATCGATCGGGACCGCGCCTACGATTTGAATGTCTCTGCAATGGGACTCGAATATGCTTTTGATTATGCCTATGCAGCAGGAAAAATTTCCTTGATCAATAGCATTGCCGACCAATACTACGTCATTGTCGAAACATTGCCGAAAGATTATGGTCATGTTGATGATTTGAATAAACTCTACATCTCAGCCTCTTCCAAAACTCCTATCGCAACTCAAAATCAAATCAATACCCAGAACGAAACCTTTCCGACACAAATCCCCCTCTCAGAAATTGTCAAAGTAGAAGAAGGGGTTGGCCCCTTGAGTGTTGCACATTTAAACACCCTCCCCTCTGCAACAATCATGTTCGACCTAGCACCGGATGTGCCTCTTGGAACTGCTGTCCAAAAACTAAACGCTATCGCTTCAGAGACACTTTCACAAGGAGTGACAGCAAGCGTTCAAGGATCAGCAGATATTTTCAAGCAAACCTTTCAAAGCATGGGATTTCTCTTTATCGTCACCCTGTTTCTCATCTATGTTATTTTAGGAATTCTCTATGAAAACCTCGTCCATCCGCTGACCGTGATGTCAACTCTTCCTCCTGCAGGTCTGGGAGCCATTATCACTCTCCTCATCTTTGGATTGCCCCTTTCACTTTATGCATTTGTCGGTCTGATCATGGTTCTTGGAATTGTCTTGAAAAATGGAATCATGATTGTTGACTTTGCGAATGAAGGAATCAATGAAGGAAAAAACCTTCACGATGCGATCTATGAAGCTTGTCTTGCTCGTTTCCGCCCAATTCTCATGACGACTTTTGCTGCAATGATGGGAGCTGTCCCCATCGCACTTGGAGTGGGAGGTTTAACCGCAATGTCACGTATTCCTCTCGGTCTTGTGATTGTCGGTGGTCTGATCATTTCTCAAGTACTCACTCTGTTTTTTACACCAGTCGTTTTCATTTATCTAGAAACACTACGGGAAAAAGTTCACTCACGCAAACAGCGAAAGAAGACTAAAAATCAAAGCGAGATCGAACCGTCAGCCCCTGGAAATTAA
- a CDS encoding adenylate kinase family protein has translation MRKVISEVKEKLRAVLIFGPPGSGKGTQGKFLSSAGNHYHLSSGDIFRGLSPESPAGKVYHSYASEGKLVPDEITIEIWHHYVMGLIATNRYFPDEQLILLDGIPRTKHQAEILDSYVEVQKIILLESKSKDVLVQRLKRRALIERRFDDSDEKVLRSRMEIYEQETIPVLAHYPEEKIVRFDAELRPLEVLRDILTSLCEILS, from the coding sequence ATGAGAAAAGTTATTTCCGAAGTAAAAGAGAAATTGCGTGCTGTTCTGATTTTTGGCCCTCCGGGCTCGGGAAAGGGGACTCAAGGGAAGTTCTTGAGTAGCGCAGGGAACCATTACCATCTCTCATCTGGGGATATTTTTCGGGGGCTTTCTCCAGAGTCTCCAGCTGGGAAGGTCTATCATAGCTATGCTAGTGAGGGTAAGTTAGTTCCAGATGAAATCACCATCGAGATCTGGCACCACTATGTTATGGGTCTTATTGCGACGAACCGCTATTTTCCAGATGAGCAGCTTATTTTGCTCGATGGAATCCCCCGGACGAAGCATCAGGCAGAGATTTTAGATAGCTATGTGGAGGTTCAAAAAATTATCTTGCTTGAGTCCAAGTCGAAAGATGTTTTAGTTCAAAGACTTAAAAGGAGAGCTCTCATTGAGCGCCGTTTTGACGATTCTGATGAGAAAGTCTTGCGTAGTCGGATGGAGATCTACGAGCAGGAGACGATCCCTGTCCTTGCTCACTATCCAGAGGAAAAAATCGTCCGTTTTGATGCCGAACTCCGCCCTCTGGAGGTTTTGCGGGATATTCTCACATCTTTATGTGAAATTCTTTCTTAA
- the xerD gene encoding site-specific tyrosine recombinase XerD, which yields MSYEAQLQDFLNFIGSEKGLSIHTIEAYERDLRTFLSSYPKTSLESVTQEEIISFIEKMKGKGYASSSLSRSLVAIKVFFRFLKRERLIVQDPTALIESPKLWQLIPEVLTENEITALLKQPDVDLEIGARDRAILEMLYATGMRVSELCSLNVHDVDDQTVHVRGKGGKERIVPIAAVAIEALDHYLSFRRDVKKLKDEPLFLTKKGKRIGRTQVWVRLKHYGKGAQIDKVISPHTLRHSFATHLLDHGADLRVIQELLGHADISTTDRYTHLSNKHLYQAFDQFHPRK from the coding sequence ATGTCTTACGAAGCACAACTACAGGACTTTTTAAATTTTATCGGTTCCGAAAAGGGACTCTCTATCCATACTATCGAAGCCTATGAGCGCGATTTGCGCACCTTTTTATCAAGTTATCCGAAAACAAGTCTCGAGAGTGTCACTCAAGAAGAGATCATTTCGTTTATCGAAAAGATGAAGGGAAAAGGGTATGCTTCGAGTAGTCTTTCTCGCTCTTTGGTGGCAATCAAAGTTTTTTTCCGTTTTTTAAAACGGGAAAGGCTCATTGTACAAGATCCGACGGCTTTGATTGAATCACCCAAACTGTGGCAACTCATTCCAGAAGTTCTAACAGAAAACGAAATCACAGCCCTCCTCAAACAGCCTGATGTGGACTTAGAAATTGGGGCGCGGGACCGAGCCATTTTAGAAATGCTTTATGCAACGGGGATGCGGGTTTCTGAGCTTTGCAGCTTGAATGTGCATGATGTCGATGATCAAACTGTTCACGTCAGAGGAAAGGGGGGGAAAGAACGGATTGTGCCAATTGCTGCTGTTGCTATTGAAGCCCTTGACCATTACTTAAGTTTTCGAAGAGATGTGAAAAAGTTAAAAGATGAGCCTCTTTTTCTCACAAAAAAGGGGAAGCGCATTGGTAGAACGCAAGTATGGGTCCGTCTCAAACATTATGGGAAGGGAGCGCAAATTGACAAAGTCATTTCGCCTCACACCTTGCGCCACTCTTTTGCGACCCATTTGCTCGATCATGGTGCAGATTTGCGTGTGATTCAAGAGCTACTTGGCCACGCAGACATTTCTACGACTGATCGGTATACCCATTTATCGAATAAGCATCTGTATCAAGCTTTCGATCAATTCCACCCTAGGAAATAA